The segment CTTGCGGAATGAAGTCGCTTGCGCCGTGATCTGCACCCAGCCGTGGGCGCGGCGGGCAGGGCTGGTTTCGTCCGCGTCGTACACCTCCAAGACTTCCAGGTCTGCGGTTTCGGATGCGTCCGTGTAATAATCGACCTCCGCCGCTTCGACCGCGGCGAGACCCTTTTCCCAATCCAATTCGGTCACCAAATGCGTGCGGCCTTCGTGGGTGTAGACGGCACCTTCGTGCAGGAGTATGGGCGCCGCCTCTCTGTCGACTTCGCCGATGACAACCGGCCGGCCTTCCCCGACGCGCTGGATGACGATCGGCTCGTCGCTGCTGGCGCGCAGGGAAACCTCTTCGGCCGGATACCCTTCAGCCACCCAGTGATAGGTATCTACCGAGTGATGCAACACGCCCTCCTCTTCCAGAAATGTGAGTAGGTCAGCCATGTCTTCGAATTTTCCAAAGGGCTCGTTGCTTTCGAAGGGCAGTTCGAACGCCGCGCAGCGTAAGTGACGCAGGAGGATGGCAAGGTTATCGGGGTTGATCAAGCCCATCTCGGGAGAATGCTCGAAAACGTAGCGGGGGTGTGCGACCACGAACTGGTCCAGCGGGGACGCCGAGGCCACGAGTACCGCCGCAGAAGTCTCGCTCCGTCGCCCGGCGCGGCCGGCTTGCTGCCATAAACTGGCGATGGTGCCCGGATAACCGGCGATGACGGCTGCACCGAGTTGGCCAATGTCCACGCCGAGTTCGAGTGCGTTGGTCGCCACGACGCCCAAAACGTCCGCCTGGCGCAATCCGCGTTCGATCTCCCGGCGCTCCAGCGGCAGGTAGCCGCCGCGATACCCGCGGATGGCTTTCGGATCTCCACCCAGACGTTCGAAGGCGTCACGCACGTAACCCAGCAGAACCTCGGTCGTGCGGCGAGCGCGGGCGAAAACCGCGGTTTGTACGCCGGCCTGTAAGAAGCGCTCGGTGATGCGAGTGGTTTCCAGCGTGTAGGCGCGGCGGATCCCCAGGCTCGGATCGATGACCGGCGGATTGTATAGAATGACGTGTTTCTCTGCGCGCGGTGAGCCGTCCAGATCTGGCGGCACGAGGTTGACCGGTGCTTCGATCAATCGTTCGGCGAGCTCCTTGGGATTGGCGATCGTGGCGGAGGTCAGAACGAATTTCGGGTCGGAGCCGTGGAAACGACAAACGCGGCGCAAGCGCCGGATTAGATTTGCCACGTTGGAGCCAAACACGCCGCGGTAAACGTGCATCTCGTCCAACACGATCCAATGCAGATTTGCCAGCATCCCGGCCCAGCGCGGGTGGTGGGGTAAGATGCCGGTATGCAGCATGTCCGGATTGGTGATCAGTATGCGCGCCTCGTCGCGGATTCGGCGGCGAGCGTTTTGCGGCGTATCCCCGTCGTACGTGCGCACGGGGACCGTTTCGGCGGCGTTGAGCGAGTCGAGGAAATGCCCAAGTGCGGAAGCCTGGTCTTGTGAAAGCGCCTTGGTTGGGAAAAGGTACAGGGCACGCGCCTGCGGCGTGTTGAGCAGTGTATTCAGAACGGGCAGGTTGTAACACAGTGTCTTGCCGGATGCGGTGCCGGTGACGATCACCACATTCTCGCCAGCAAGCGCGGACTCAACCGCTGCGGCCTGGTGGGTGTAGAGCGGGGCGATGTGGTCCGCACGTAACGCGGCAATCAAACGTGCATCGAGGCCCTCCGGGAATTCTGCATAGCGGGCCGGACGCGGCGCGATACGCTCCCAGGTGGCCACATTTTTCATGAAATCGGTATCGAGTCGCAGTCGCTCGAGTGCATCCTGAATCGACATGGGTGAATTATATCGCTCCTGTTTCTGCGCTGATGGGCGAGAAATGGAACAACTCCCCGGGCACCCGGGGAGTTGTGTGTCGAGGCGAAAGTATAATGTTCCTATTTGGAAGTCATTAGACTTTCAGCAAGCACCTTGATTTGATCCGATATTTGAAGAAAACGTCGGTTCCGTGATTGTTGAATACCGCTGCTGTATTCGCTGGCCAGCGGACGTCAGCCAACCTCCGAGGCGGAATGCAACGGTGTAATAGAAGTGCGGTCGATGGTTTGCTCCGTTCACCACCGAGCGTGCCCATTGCTCGTGAGCAGCATCACACCGTATTGCATCGATTCTCGCTTCGTTTGCGATTACTTCGCTCCATCGTAACATGATCCACTTCCTTTCCCGTTCACGAGCGTTCTGCGCTTCGTTTTGATATCTTTCCCGGCTTTAAGTCAGTTTTTACGATTTTCGGATCCAATTCAAATCCGGCGAAAGCATCACTAATCGAAAAATCCGTCCAATGCTTGTAACGTCTCTCCGATGCGTTCCGTGTTCAACCGGTAGCATTTTCCCGCTTCCGTGCGGTGTTCCAAGAGATAGCCCGTTGCCGTCAGCTGTCTCAAGTGGCGCGATATCGAAGACTGGCTGATACCCGTCTCGTCGATCAGTTCCTGGCTGCACATCTCGCCTCGCTCGCGGATGATCGCCAGTATGCGCAATCGTGTTTCGTCGGCCAGCGCCGTAAGCCGAACCAGCAAATCCGAGCGCTTTAGATCGGACGATGCGAATGGCATACCTTCCGGCACTCTGGCGCCAAACGTCATCCAGACGATACCGTCGCCGTGGTATTTGAGCACGTACGGTCCGCCATGCGTGTTCGGAACGAAGACGATCTTCTCGGCGTCGCGCACGCTCTCTTCGAATTTCTCATCCGGTTCCCTACCGGTGATGAACTGCGTTGCTTGCGCCAGCGGCATCGTGGACAAGTCCGTTTTTTGAAACGCCGCAACGGATTCGGTAATGGTCGGCAACACCCGCTTCCACTCCTCGGCCATATACTTCTGCCACATGTAGCGCAGGTGGGTCACGATCAACTCCCGCATGGACGCCGGATCGACGAGATAGTTGTAGGCGGCCCGTTCAACGGGTTCGTCGATATGATCGGGTTCGAAGCGTTCGTACATGAATTCGATATAGGCGTCTTCACTACCCAATGCCAATTCCCAGTTGTTCGCGCGATAGCGTTCGTTGTCTTCGACGGGGGCCTTGCAGCAGTATGCGTTGAGCACCTTGTCCCGCAGCACGACGGGATCCGATTCCGCCAGGCTGTCGATGAACGCCTCGAATGATGCGTGACTGCGACGTGGGACGAGGGCGTAGTAAAGACCTTCGGTGACGACCCGGTGCCTCTCCCACATCGATGGTTCCATCTCGACGGCGGTCGTGTTGATCCATTCGCCGAGTCCCGAGAATTTATCCACCTGGCTCAGCAGCACCAGGCTGTTCAATACGTTGATCGCCGGTTCCACGTTTACTGTCAGCGTGACCGTTTTGGGCGCCATTACCAATTCTGTTTCGAGTTTGGGCATGATTCTCTCCGTTCTCGCTATACCCGTTTATGAGAATAACCCATAATAGCGGGTAGT is part of the Anaerolineales bacterium genome and harbors:
- a CDS encoding DEAD/DEAH box helicase — protein: MSIQDALERLRLDTDFMKNVATWERIAPRPARYAEFPEGLDARLIAALRADHIAPLYTHQAAAVESALAGENVVIVTGTASGKTLCYNLPVLNTLLNTPQARALYLFPTKALSQDQASALGHFLDSLNAAETVPVRTYDGDTPQNARRRIRDEARILITNPDMLHTGILPHHPRWAGMLANLHWIVLDEMHVYRGVFGSNVANLIRRLRRVCRFHGSDPKFVLTSATIANPKELAERLIEAPVNLVPPDLDGSPRAEKHVILYNPPVIDPSLGIRRAYTLETTRITERFLQAGVQTAVFARARRTTEVLLGYVRDAFERLGGDPKAIRGYRGGYLPLERREIERGLRQADVLGVVATNALELGVDIGQLGAAVIAGYPGTIASLWQQAGRAGRRSETSAAVLVASASPLDQFVVAHPRYVFEHSPEMGLINPDNLAILLRHLRCAAFELPFESNEPFGKFEDMADLLTFLEEEGVLHHSVDTYHWVAEGYPAEEVSLRASSDEPIVIQRVGEGRPVVIGEVDREAAPILLHEGAVYTHEGRTHLVTELDWEKGLAAVEAAEVDYYTDASETADLEVLEVYDADETSPARRAHGWVQITAQATSFRKVKRYTHETLGYGEIDLPPRQFETSAYWLWIAPETVERLEADGVLLAPVDYGPSWPQARKAAISRDQHLCRQCGAPEREGKSHDVHHIRPFREFGYVPGENRADRQANHIDNLITLCPACHHRAESARGARSALGGLRYTLGNIAPLYLMCDPRDLGTLGESRSKHTKSPTITIYDRIPEGLGLSERLYSMHHELLEAALDLVRSCRCRDGCPACVGPLGPGGVEVKQLTAQLLEALLL
- a CDS encoding metalloregulator ArsR/SmtB family transcription factor, encoding MPKLETELVMAPKTVTLTVNVEPAINVLNSLVLLSQVDKFSGLGEWINTTAVEMEPSMWERHRVVTEGLYYALVPRRSHASFEAFIDSLAESDPVVLRDKVLNAYCCKAPVEDNERYRANNWELALGSEDAYIEFMYERFEPDHIDEPVERAAYNYLVDPASMRELIVTHLRYMWQKYMAEEWKRVLPTITESVAAFQKTDLSTMPLAQATQFITGREPDEKFEESVRDAEKIVFVPNTHGGPYVLKYHGDGIVWMTFGARVPEGMPFASSDLKRSDLLVRLTALADETRLRILAIIRERGEMCSQELIDETGISQSSISRHLRQLTATGYLLEHRTEAGKCYRLNTERIGETLQALDGFFD